A single window of Patescibacteria group bacterium DNA harbors:
- a CDS encoding acyltransferase, producing the protein MNDSFFNKILSKARSLKFLFNSNIIIGKNVYFGKSIKLDTSKGGMINIGDNSELHDLVNLLCYGGDIKIGENSSVNPFCVVYGHGGVVIGDFVRIAVQTIIIPANHLYGDLSKKISRQGITKKGILIEDNVWLGANVKILDGVKIGSGAIIGAGAVVNKNVKKNSVYAGVPAKFIKNREDEKK; encoded by the coding sequence ATGAATGATAGTTTTTTTAATAAAATTTTAAGTAAAGCAAGAAGCCTTAAATTCTTATTTAATAGTAATATTATTATTGGTAAAAATGTTTATTTTGGTAAAAGTATTAAATTAGATACCTCTAAAGGTGGGATGATTAACATCGGAGATAATTCTGAATTACACGATTTAGTTAATTTACTTTGTTATGGAGGTGATATAAAGATAGGTGAGAATTCATCCGTTAATCCTTTTTGTGTAGTGTATGGACATGGCGGAGTCGTTATTGGTGATTTTGTAAGGATAGCGGTTCAGACAATTATAATTCCAGCTAATCATTTATATGGCGATCTAAGTAAAAAAATATCGAGACAAGGGATAACAAAAAAGGGAATTCTCATTGAAGACAATGTTTGGCTGGGGGCAAATGTCAAGATTTTGGACGGAGTTAAAATAGGGAGTGGAGCAATCATTGGCGCTGGGGCAGTAGTCAATAAAAATGTTAAAAAAAATTCTGTTTACGCTGGTGTTCCAGCTAAATTTATAAAAAATAGAGAAGA